One Sphingobacteruim zhuxiongii DNA window includes the following coding sequences:
- a CDS encoding HEAT repeat domain-containing protein yields the protein MFLKKIKSTLTFALAISALAATGQEIEKPNISSKTSFAIVVDRKTYDAAKDEIAAYKKLVEKDGLGTYIIYANWESPDKIREILKDLYQNKKSPLEGTVLIGDIPIPMLRDAQFMTSALKINQNIRWDKSSVPSDRFYDDFDLQFDYLKQDTAASRKLLHYYSLKAESPQYLEMDIYSARIKPPVAAGEDKIQKIKDYLKRLVALRGKEYPLDDMIASYGHGYNSNAVNSITGEALALKAQMPQLFKPGGSVKFLNFRNADFMKFNLLSELKRNDIDFAYMTGHGTATLQLLNGYPYVSSPQPSMENVGRYLRSKVRNAKEDGRDVQKTIDGFKTSLGVSDKWFADAFDPKSIEADSIYNINLDVQMDDLKDAGIKSKVVYLNSCLTGSFQLDNYIAGYYPFSNNENIAAIANSVGVLQDLWPTEMMGLLTNGYRIGNWLKHIAYLETHIHGDPTFHYASSKAKELNEAATLNKSASYWKKVLQENDADLQSLALNKLTNILPEKEVSPLLKEYYFNSAFEPTRMQAFQLLRRFENKEYQEVLHAAKGDSYEYIRRRAIYDLTDYGSDDFSKDLIEFYINDPHSERIAYRARWALQFMNPDLAKQHVNELIRNNPAIAGREELANKLDKDLDYYKSKSEELLKALQNPELSEKEKLSEIKSLRLYRHHRVVPAVIDLAKDNKNSENVRTNALEALGWFTLSYQREAIVEGCESIIASDAPAAVKNEALKTKNRIHAASHKI from the coding sequence GCTTTAGCGGCAACAGGACAAGAAATTGAAAAACCAAACATCTCGTCAAAAACAAGCTTCGCTATTGTTGTAGATAGGAAAACATACGATGCCGCAAAAGATGAAATTGCTGCATATAAGAAACTTGTAGAAAAGGATGGACTTGGCACCTATATTATTTATGCAAACTGGGAATCACCTGATAAGATTCGTGAAATTCTAAAAGACTTATATCAAAATAAAAAGTCTCCTTTAGAAGGAACCGTATTGATTGGAGATATCCCTATCCCGATGCTTCGCGATGCGCAGTTTATGACCTCGGCCTTGAAGATCAATCAAAATATACGTTGGGATAAATCATCAGTACCCTCTGACCGTTTCTACGATGACTTCGACTTGCAATTTGATTATTTAAAACAAGATACAGCGGCGTCTAGAAAGTTATTGCATTACTACTCCCTTAAAGCAGAATCACCACAATATCTAGAAATGGATATCTATTCTGCAAGGATTAAGCCTCCGGTTGCTGCAGGTGAAGATAAAATTCAAAAAATTAAAGACTACTTAAAACGCTTAGTAGCTCTACGTGGCAAAGAATACCCATTAGATGATATGATTGCATCTTACGGGCATGGCTACAACTCCAATGCTGTAAACTCAATCACAGGGGAAGCATTGGCCTTAAAAGCACAGATGCCGCAGCTCTTCAAACCAGGAGGATCTGTGAAGTTCTTAAACTTCAGAAACGCTGATTTCATGAAGTTCAATCTATTGTCGGAACTAAAGCGAAACGATATTGATTTCGCATATATGACTGGACACGGAACTGCAACGCTACAACTGTTAAACGGTTACCCTTACGTATCCAGTCCACAGCCTTCTATGGAGAATGTCGGACGATACCTACGCTCAAAAGTTAGAAATGCAAAAGAAGATGGCCGAGACGTACAAAAAACAATCGACGGATTTAAAACTTCGTTAGGCGTATCAGACAAGTGGTTTGCTGATGCTTTCGATCCAAAATCCATCGAAGCAGACTCCATCTATAACATCAATCTAGATGTACAAATGGACGACCTGAAAGACGCCGGTATCAAATCTAAAGTCGTTTATCTAAACAGTTGTTTAACCGGTTCTTTCCAACTCGATAATTACATTGCTGGATACTACCCTTTCTCCAATAATGAGAATATTGCAGCCATTGCTAATTCTGTAGGTGTACTTCAAGATTTATGGCCGACCGAAATGATGGGCTTATTAACAAACGGATACCGTATTGGAAATTGGCTAAAACATATCGCTTATTTAGAAACGCATATTCATGGAGACCCAACATTCCACTATGCGTCTTCGAAAGCAAAAGAATTGAATGAGGCGGCAACATTAAACAAGTCGGCGAGCTATTGGAAAAAAGTACTCCAAGAAAATGACGCCGATTTACAATCCTTAGCGCTGAACAAACTGACTAATATTCTTCCCGAAAAAGAGGTTTCCCCACTTTTAAAGGAATACTATTTCAACTCCGCTTTTGAGCCTACACGCATGCAAGCATTTCAGTTATTACGTCGATTTGAAAATAAAGAGTACCAGGAAGTATTACATGCCGCCAAAGGTGACTCATATGAATACATCCGTCGTCGTGCAATTTATGACTTGACAGACTATGGATCCGATGATTTCTCAAAAGATTTAATTGAGTTCTATATCAATGACCCGCATTCTGAGCGTATCGCTTATCGTGCTCGTTGGGCTCTTCAGTTTATGAACCCTGATCTAGCGAAGCAACATGTTAATGAATTAATTCGTAACAATCCGGCGATTGCAGGTCGTGAAGAATTAGCAAACAAACTCGACAAAGACTTGGATTACTATAAATCAAAATCCGAGGAACTATTAAAAGCACTGCAAAATCCAGAGCTTTCTGAAAAGGAAAAACTAAGTGAAATCAAGTCCTTACGACTATATAGACATCACCGTGTAGTACCTGCGGTTATTGATTTAGCCAAAGACAATAAAAATTCAGAGAACGTAAGAACAAATGCATTAGAAGCTTTAGGATGGTTTACCCTTTCTTACCAGCGAGAAGCAATTGTGGAAGGTTGCGAAAGTATTATCGCTTCCGATGCGCCTGCCGCAGTAAAGAATGAAGCCTTGAAGACAAAAAACAGAATCCATGCAGCATCGCACAAGATCTAA